The DNA window AGACCTGAATGGAGCTCTGACCTGCCCCCTGTGTCTCTCCTGTAGGTGCCACCAATGTGCCAGTATATGTGCAGTGTGCCACCATGTGGTTAAAGGACTGTTTGTGTGGTGTCAGGGATGCAGCCATGGTGGACATCTGGAGCACATAATGAACTGGCTGAAAAGCAATGCACACTGCCCTGCAGGCTGCGGCCACCAGTGTGAGTACACCTGAGACCATTACAACCAATATCACGCAGCTCGTCTTCTGTGGGAGTTGGTCCTggatctctctctccctcacacacacacacagacagcaaacAAATAAGATGTCCTCATCCCACTGAAGGAGGGAGAGGTTTCTATGTGCTTCCTGGACAGTCATTCAAGAGCAAGCACAATCACATGTGAGgtcatatttgcatttgtatttttattgaacCATTGTCTATGTTACAGATGTTACAGTAGAAAATCAAagaatttaacaatatttttgtGATTTCACATTTGATGCATTTTACATTCTTTTTAACCCACTCAGTAAAACCCTAAAGGCTGGACAGGAAGAGCATTTCCCTCATCCTAGACAGAATGTAAATTTTTGTACATACAGTTTAAAACTTATTATGAAGGACTGTAGATAATGTGGAATTAATTTATATGAGAAATAGCTCCATTAAAGCAGTGCAAACTCACTTGTTGCTTTGAATTGTCCTGAGTCGAGTACTAAGGTACGTTTTGAAGTGTTCATATCATTTACacatattcatacattttataattaatttcaGTCAATATGATGCATCTTTGCTGACTATCACATTAACATAGTGGCACATATTCACACCTGGCAACAACCCAGCACATCCAGTCCCAGTAGAGTTGTGTGGGTAAAAAAGCTTGCTCAAAGGCATCTTAGTGAGAGGAAGGAACTgtacttatttattttcctaaCAACACTACTCCCACAGGCCCAGAAATCCCAAATGGCAGTCAGCCAACATCTCTAGCGTCTAGTCCACCAGCTCAACACTATGTGTGCTGCTCAGAGTAACAGACATTTTCTTGTCCTGAGTTTGTGTATCTCACCAGTGGTGGGATACACAACAAATACATGCAGAAGCCCACAGAGATTTTTTCCAGAACAGCTTTGTCTAGGGTGAAATGTTGTTACCTTAAGAATCTGGCCTCAGGGCAACAGGTTGGATGATTTTATCTATTGTCAGTTTTGCTGGCAGACTTACATAAGATGAGTAAATTGTCAGTGAGAGATACCAACTATTTTATCAGTCCTGTGTCAACTCTCCACACTGATTATCTTTATTTGGGCTCATTTACAGTCTGGCTGCTGCTCAGCAGCACAAGTGTTTCTTTCATTCCTGTCaggaaataaatgtgtgaatcaGTCGCAGAGCTTCACTAATGAAAATAGTGCTCTGCTCTGTGACCTTGTTTACTAAAAAGTAAACTTGGTTTTAGTGACCTTATAACCATCGTGGAAACTGACAGTTTTCAAAATGCATACAAATTAAAGGTAGCACAATCATGAcatgttttctatgtttttacCAAAATTTGGAAGGGGGCAAAACTGCTTAGCCTACATGACTCAATATTAAATAGTGACACTGTCAAACCCTGTGGTAACTAAAAAGGTAAACTTTCTTATCAGCAAATGATGTACTGGGTTCCTACTCCTGTTCCTTTGCCTTTATGTTTAATGAGTCTGTTTCtcaggaggctttgacagcacatctccacattaagataagttatgGAACATATCTTCactacaaaaatgtgaaaaaaatgtacatactgtagcttcaactagtatttatgtaaaagtatttttcgGTTGCCTGTCTGTTATCTGTTAACAGTCTGCAAAACTGATGTGTGAACTGCTTGGAATATGTCCTCGTTTATCAACCTGCATGCAGGAGGCTGCTGTATCTGGATCAGCTGCCAAGGTTGTTACTAAAAAGCTGCTGTCATCTCATCGATTTACTGCCAGGGCCTCAGGCACAATGGATGATTTTCAGATATCCTCCATATGAGGACAATCCAGGAATCAGGATGGGGAACCCCTGACCCTGGGGCCAGAGCTGCATGGAACAGCCCTGTTGGCAGATAAAACATTGACATTAATAGTCTAATACCTAATCTGACTCACCTGGACAGTCCCTGGTTATGGCCATACCCACTACTGAGGTCCCTGAGGTCTGGAcctctgtattttctgaggTACATATAAGAAAAGTTGCCAAAACAACTGTAATTTGGTGCTATAAAGAAATTATACAATATCAAGATAACAAACTGTTGATACTATCACCGTTGTTGCTTGACCATGATGGGGGTGATTTATCTTGTTCTTACTACAAAATTATTTCCCCAACACGGTAGTTCAgttaacaaatcaaacaaaccgCTGAATTCACAGAACCTGTAACACTAAACTAGAGTTTACCATCAGACTGCTTGCAGTAAAGTGTTAGTCATAGTTATGACTGTATTATAGTCATCCTCAGACATCATAGGGCAAATAGCTTCTGTGCGGTTATGGTACATTGGAGATTGGCTGTTCGTCATAACACCTGTATTGCAGACAATGTGTTGTATTACACCAGCTAGCATTAATAAACTCAATATCCTATCCAGCCAGGTCACAATGTTAaagttttaacaaatgttaaaatggctttttaaaatccttGTAGTTTGTGTAAATCGTTAAAACACGTTATAAAGAGAAACCCTGCGTATGGCCAAGGCTCTGGCCATGTCTGGGAAATATCAGTTCTACGGTTTTGACATTTATATAATTTCTCTTCAGCTGTCCTCACTTTGTCACAAATATTTGCTTGGATGTAAAGtatgaagagaaggagaaaatgtttaatctttCAAGATGGAAGAATCAGGCacagtattaaaatatttaatttcaatttacaGGTTTTAATTCAGGTCTAAATACAACCAGTacaccaaaaacataaaaactctGTAAAGATTTTAAGATTAAACAAATCATGTTTAAGGAAGCTACACATACAGCAGAATCCTCTACATAACTAACCACTTGTTAAAACCACTGAGTAAAACTAAACTTTTCTGTCGCTCTATAAATGTGGCCATTCTGAAATTACTTTACATATTTACAACTCATGTTCAGGGGACTGGTGGCTCAATCGATTGAGCAGCGGTTTGGGATATAGAAGTCTGCGGATCGAATCCtgccccaccaggtgtggccccaccaggtgtgtcccgaCCCAACCACCACCTTGGTGTTTTTCTcgaaaatgggagggttgcggccgGAAGGGCATATGGCCTAAAACctaatgccaaatcaatgtgcggaacgcgttccgctgtggagacccctgaagggacaagccgataTTCACAATTCACGTTCACAGAatgaaaatagatttaaaagatTATCCCAGGTGAAACCTAATTAATTGCTTTAAATAACAAGTTTCACAGACTGTACCTTCTCCGGATGAATTCAGCAGGatatttaattcaaataaaGAATCACTCTGCAGACCTTTTTTCACCTAAACAGATGACTatactactttttaaaatactggtAGTATGAGcattaatttaaacaatgttttaaataaaagagtATAGTTTTTAGTAACACTTCACAGTATTATAGCCACCGATCCAACTGAGAgtccttcttcctctctgccATTTCAAAACCAAACTATAGGAGTCCAGTATACATCAGCACAAGCTTGTGAGGGTCACTTGCCCTCCCTGCCTGCTTGTCATTGCCCTGCAGCCACTGTCATTGACCTTGTCCACATTTGGCGAGCTCTGGTCCATCAGCCAATCCCAGAGGGGCAGCACATCAGCTGCTTTGTTCCGCGAGCTGCTCTGGTCTGGCAGGGCTGGCAGGGCTGGCCTTGTCTTCGGCCTTCTCCCATTTCTGTGAGATTGTTTGGGGTGGTTTGATCACCCTCTGTCAGATGTTGGCAGGAGCCCTTTaggaaaaaagcaaagtaaCTTACTTTTCTTTTAGTGGCTGTTAACTTTTCCCAGCCCCTGTTCTGTCTATCTAGTAAAGACTTAACTGGAAAGGTTACGGCCGTTCCCAGCTATCTGAGACTTTTTCGGAAGCACTCAGTCGCCTTAGACTCTGAAGCACGGCTTGCAGAGCCCCAGCTGTTATGATGAAACAACCAGACATGGTATTAGCATTAGTTCCCCTGATGACACAAAGCCACTTTAATCACAGAGCATTACTCCATCTCACCCAGTTTTTCTTCATGGGAATCCAGCTTCTTAATTAGCCCCAAAACACTAGAGCATGGCTGGCTTTCCCCAGCtgcataaacataaaatcaagTACTTTTTTACTGAATGTAAATGGCATtatcaaacacaacacaattagCTCACCTTTAACACCAGtgttaccttttttttcttcctccttaaAACTACAAGAGCTGGCAATCCCATCAGCAGTGAGACAGGAGAGCAGTTCAGCACGGCAAGTTCTGGCCTTGGCCAGTGCGGCGCTCATGTCTTGAGCCAGCCGGTGGTTTTCCACCAGCTCAGCCTGCACTCTCCTCCATGCCATCTTGTCCTCCATCAGACAGCCCTCCATCACAGTGCGGAGCTCCTTCTCCTGAGACACCTGGCTCTGCAGGGTCTCCACCTCCTCACAGCGCTACAACAGTGAAATTTAGTCAGTTAGATGTGGGTGAAGTATTTGAATGGTAGAGTATTTGCCTTGTAGTTACCTTGTGTAGCTGAATAGCCATCTCTTGCATCTCAGCCTCAAGCTGGTCAGCATAAGCCTGTTCTAGAGCATCACTGGGTGGTCGAGCGCTGCTGTGCCACCTTGCAATAGCTGAGGTCATCTTACGCTTGGGTCCAAACAATctagaaacacaaaacatacgGTTCATCACATaagaagaaatgtaaacactctaAGATAGTTAAAATCCAAAACGTCTCTTACGTGATTCCTATTTCTTTGAGATCATTTTCTGTCAGGGTGAGAAATATTCGCAGATCAATGTCTTGCTCTGAGAGTAGTGGGAGATACTTAGAGAAGCCAATTTGCTCCAAGAACTCTGCCAAATCCTACAGGAAGAAGAGATAAGGTTTAGTCATCAACCACGACAGTCCTGAATAAACTGAACCACAAATTTACAGTTGCACTCAAAATTATTCAATCTCCATTACAAATTAGGCATATTGGCAACATCATTCCACCAGTTGTGCTTGACATAGAACACCTGAACTGGTTGGGGTCATAAAAGTCATAAacataaaagagaaacaatttGTAAGATTAGTTttgttgaaacatttaaattgttctggtttcatttattcattgcaaacagctgaaaGCTTGTAAATTTTGCCAATACATCCTAATTTACAATTTAGGTTGAATCATTTTGTCTGCAACTATAAGTCATTATGGAAAGCGTGCAGACAAAGACATGCCTTTGGACCAGTGTAGGAGGGTGGAGGAACATAAGGTGAACGTATCCCACAGTTCCCTGTGGCACTCGAGTGACCTGTATTGTTGCTTACGTGGCGGCTCTTTCCTTTTGAGTGATGACTTTTATTTACTCTGCGAGAGCTGCTCTTTTTGCATGGGTCAGAGTCCTGGGGAACAAGGGTTCACACATCAGTCCCTGCATGCATAAAAATCTGGTCTCTTTCTAAAACAGTGCCCTTGCGTTTACCTCATTACTCTCCACAGAGCCTTCACAGTTTAGGCCTATCACATGAGGGAGGCCTtcgctgctgctactgctgctccTCATGGTGGGCATGTCATTTTCAAAGAATGGACTGTCATCTGCAGCCATATCAGAAAATTAAAGACTGCTTTGCCAATTAGTGCAACTGATGTAATCTTGATGattatacaaaacattttttcatacACAACAATGGTAAACACACCTCTGCTGCTATTGCTCTGGCCATCCAGCTCATTGATAGGTGAGGTCACATCACGGTAGCGGATGCTCTCACTCTGCTCACTAATATCACGAAACTTTGTGTAGCCTGGTGGCATGGCAGTAGGCTCTGTGAACATGAACAAGCAGCTGTTTCACCCACAAAGGTCTGtggtcagttttttttgttacattctATCAAAatttctgtaataaaatttCAATATATTAAGTTTTTTCAGCACTTAATGAAAAGTTATACACTGTGCAAAACATGTATCAATCTACTTGTATTATTCCTTTTTGTTTAGACGATGGCGCTTTTGTAATTTGACTTCAGTGACAAGCCAAAGCCT is part of the Channa argus isolate prfri chromosome 20, Channa argus male v1.0, whole genome shotgun sequence genome and encodes:
- the anks3 gene encoding ankyrin repeat and SAM domain-containing protein 3 isoform X1, which gives rise to MSELSDEASETEQLGASLSMWFGDSLVRPEELNVPLDLHTACSIGQYDVVAECIKTREMNLDGKNIGGWTPLMYASYIGHDNIANLLLEAGVNVNATTAKGLTPLMLAASCGNESIAYFLLQQGAELELKDSRGWTALFHCTSTGHQQMVKFLLDNNADLSVKEPGSGFTLLMEAAASGHEIIVQYLLDRKVKVDERNAKGENARTLAMLYGYTKIVSLIDSRSPRIKSGHIEDLSSSEDSDSAPPRIRRNRAKGVSIHDGPQAIAKFRVGGTSKLCEPTAMPPGYTKFRDISEQSESIRYRDVTSPINELDGQSNSSRDDSPFFENDMPTMRSSSSSSEGLPHVIGLNCEGSVESNEDSDPCKKSSSRRVNKSHHSKGKSRHVSNNTGHSSATGNCGIRSPYVPPPSYTGPKDLAEFLEQIGFSKYLPLLSEQDIDLRIFLTLTENDLKEIGITLFGPKRKMTSAIARWHSSARPPSDALEQAYADQLEAEMQEMAIQLHKRCEEVETLQSQVSQEKELRTVMEGCLMEDKMAWRRVQAELVENHRLAQDMSAALAKARTCRAELLSCLTADGIASSCSFKEEEKKAGESQPCSSVLGLIKKLDSHEEKLAGALQAVLQSLRRLSASEKVSDSWERP
- the anks3 gene encoding ankyrin repeat and SAM domain-containing protein 3 isoform X2, which codes for MSELSDEASETEQLGASLSMWFGDSLVRPEELNVPLDLHTACSIGQYDVVAECIKTREMNLDGKNIGGWTPLMYASYIGHDNIANLLLEAGVNVNATTAKGLTPLMLAASCGNESIAYFLLQQGAELELKDSRGWTALFHCTSTGHQQMVKFLLDNNADLSVKEPGSGFTLLMEAAASGHEIIVQYLLDRKVKVDERNAKGENARTLAMLYGYTKIVSLIDSRSPRIKSGHIEDLSSSEDSDSAPPRIRRNRAKGVSIHDGPQAIAKFRVGGTSKLCEPTAMPPGYTKFRDISEQSESIRYRDVTSPINELDGQSNSSRDDSPFFENDMPTMRSSSSSSEGLPHVIGLNCEGSVESNEDSDPCKKSSSRRVNKSHHSKGKSRHDLAEFLEQIGFSKYLPLLSEQDIDLRIFLTLTENDLKEIGITLFGPKRKMTSAIARWHSSARPPSDALEQAYADQLEAEMQEMAIQLHKRCEEVETLQSQVSQEKELRTVMEGCLMEDKMAWRRVQAELVENHRLAQDMSAALAKARTCRAELLSCLTADGIASSCSFKEEEKKAGESQPCSSVLGLIKKLDSHEEKLAGALQAVLQSLRRLSASEKVSDSWERP
- the anks3 gene encoding ankyrin repeat and SAM domain-containing protein 3 isoform X3, producing MNLDGKNIGGWTPLMYASYIGHDNIANLLLEAGVNVNATTAKGLTPLMLAASCGNESIAYFLLQQGAELELKDSRGWTALFHCTSTGHQQMVKFLLDNNADLSVKEPGSGFTLLMEAAASGHEIIVQYLLDRKVKVDERNAKGENARTLAMLYGYTKIVSLIDSRSPRIKSGHIEDLSSSEDSDSAPPRIRRNRAKGVSIHDGPQAIAKFRVGGTSKLCEPTAMPPGYTKFRDISEQSESIRYRDVTSPINELDGQSNSSRDDSPFFENDMPTMRSSSSSSEGLPHVIGLNCEGSVESNEDSDPCKKSSSRRVNKSHHSKGKSRHVSNNTGHSSATGNCGIRSPYVPPPSYTGPKDLAEFLEQIGFSKYLPLLSEQDIDLRIFLTLTENDLKEIGITLFGPKRKMTSAIARWHSSARPPSDALEQAYADQLEAEMQEMAIQLHKRCEEVETLQSQVSQEKELRTVMEGCLMEDKMAWRRVQAELVENHRLAQDMSAALAKARTCRAELLSCLTADGIASSCSFKEEEKKAGESQPCSSVLGLIKKLDSHEEKLAGALQAVLQSLRRLSASEKVSDSWERP